A window of the Fusarium fujikuroi IMI 58289 draft genome, chromosome FFUJ_chr09 genome harbors these coding sequences:
- a CDS encoding probable phenol 2-monooxygenase: MAVGAKTDHVDVLIVGAGPAGLMMATWLAKCGIKTRIIFNGQADGLQCRTLEIFDSFGFAHRAWIESNHMLEISLWNPDEKGVLRRSSRIADTIPGISRFQQVVLHQGRIERFFLDAINDFSQGKIEVERGVMPTSLEIDPKAVEDPDAYPITVNLRHLSEEEAQPKQTSTSANGTTVQDGLFRSNLSPDDTADMLKAAELNDKANTVEVVKAKYMLGADGAHSWVRKELGFKLEGESTDYIWGVLDIVPITDFPDIRQRCAIHSASSGSVMVIPRENKLVRLYIQLTTTAKIGDQDSRADRSWITPDVILESAQNILAPYKLTYRKLDWWTAYQIGQRVGSNFSAYDRVFLAGDAVHTHSPKAGQGMNVSMQDSFNLGWKVANVVKGLASRSILKTYETERKGIAKALIDFDHKFSRLFSGRPAKDIMDEEGISMDEFREAFEKGNLFASGIAVDYGQSNIVAKITSDDSGLKDIAVKRQALAPEIKLGMRIPSVKVLNQSDARPWHLQELLRSNGSWRLLVFPGDIDLESQNKRMRSLCDKLSAESSFLKRFTPPSARYDSVIEVITVHASKRQDHEIFDFPEVLRPYHEVDGWDYNKIFVDDESYHEGHGKLYQTFGIKVDQGCVVILRPDQYVSYLGDLDDYDALDGFFSEFMIKQETV; this comes from the exons ATGGCTGTTGGTGCAAAGACTGACCATGTCGATGTCCTCATCGTGGGAGCGGGTCCTGCTGGTCTTATGATGGCGACATGGCTCGCTAAGTGTGGCATCAAAACACGCATC ATTTTCAATGGTCAAGCAGACGGTCTTCAGTGCCGAACGCTCGAGATCTTTGACTCATTTGGCTTTGCACATCGAGCTTGGATTGAATCTAACCACATGCTCGAGATCTCCCTTTGGAACCCTGACGAGAAGGGCGTTCTTCgtcgaagctcaaggatTGCCGATACCATTCCAGGCATCAGTCGCTTTCAACAGGTTGTTCTTCACCAGGGTCGTATTGAGAGATTCTTCCTCGACGCTATCAACGACTTCAGCCAGGGAAAAATCGAAGTCGAGCGGGGTGTCATGCCAACGAGCTTAGAGATTGACCCCAAAGCTGTGGAAGACCCAGATGCATACCCGATCACTGTCAACCTTCGACATCtcagtgaagaagaagctcagccAAAGCAGACGTCAACATCTGCCAACGGTACTACTGTTCAGGATGGCCTGTTCCGCAGCAACCTTTCGCCAGATGACACAGCCGATATGCTCAAAGCAGCTGAACTCAACGACAAGGCCAACACTGTCGAGGTAGTAAAGGCAAAGTACATGCTTGGGGCGGACGGTGCTCACTCGTGGGTCCGAAAGGAGCTCGGCTTCAAGCTCGAGGGTGAATCAACAGATTACATCTGGGGTGTTCTTGATATTGTGCCCATCACAGACTTTCCAGATATTCGACAACGCTGTGCGATTCACTCAGCGAGTTCAGGGAGTGTCATGGTGATTCCAAGAGAGAATAAGTTGGTCAGGCTGTATATCCAGCTTACAACAACAGCCAAGATTGGAGATCAGGATTCAAGAGCTGATCGTTCATGGATCACACCCGATGTCATCCTCGAGTCGGCTCAGAATATTCTCGCTCCTTACAAACTGACGTATCGCAAGTTGGATTGGTGGACGGCTTACCAGATCGGACAACGCGTCGGGTCCAACTTCTCGGCGTACGATCGGGTCTTCCTCGCTGGCGATGCTGTTCATACTCACAG TCCCAAAGCTGGTCAGGGTATGAATGTCAGCATGCAAGATT CTTTCAACCTTGGCTGGAAAGTCGCCAACGTCGTCAAGGGCCTTGCTAGCCGATCGATTCTCAAAACTTACGAGACTGAGAGGAAGGGCATTGCTAAAGCTCTTATCGACTTCGATCACAAGTTTTCACGTCTCTTTTCTGGACGCCCAGCCAAGGATATCATGGACGAGGAGGGTATCAGTATGGATGAGTTTCGTGAAGCCTTTGAGAAAGGAAACTTGTTCGCCAGTGGAATTG CCGTGGACTATGGTCAAAGCAACATTGTCGCCAAAATTACTTCTGATGACTCTGGCCTGAAGGACATCGCTGTCAAGAGGCAGGCCTTGGCCCCGGAGATCAAGCTCGGCATGCGTATACCCAGTGTCAAAGTTCTCAACCAGTCTGACGCTAGGCCTTGGCATCTGCAAGAGCTTCTCCGAAGCAATGGATCATGGAGACTCCTGGTCTTCCCCGGAGACATCGATCTCGAGAGCCAGAACAAACGAATGAGGTCACTTTGCGACAAGCTATCAGCCGAGTCTTCGTTCCTCAAGCGCTTCACACCGCCTTCAGCTCGATACGATTCCGTGATCGAAGTCATCACGGTGCATGCCTCGAAACGTCAGGACCACGAGATCTTTGACTTTCCAGAGGTTCTCCGCCCGTATCACGAGGTTGACGGTTGGGACTACAACAAAATATTTGTTGATGACGAGTCTTACCATGAGGGACATGGCAAACTCTACCAGACGTTTGGCATCAAGGTTGATCAGGGCTGTGTGGTCATCTTGCGGCCTGATCAGTATGTGTCGTACCTGGGAGATCTTGATGATTATGATGCGCTCGATGGTTTCTTTTCTGAGTTTATGATAAAGCAGGAGACTGTATGA